One Sediminicola sp. YIK13 DNA segment encodes these proteins:
- the egtB gene encoding ergothioneine biosynthesis protein EgtB, translated as MILTQTLLDFFIETRKHTESICAPLEIEDYVVQPMADVSPPKWHLGHSTWFFEEFILKKYKKGYRVFDTDFSFVFNSYYESLGERVVRSDRGNLSRPSVEKVYEYRNHVTAAVVSLFEEPVDLELEAVMEIGIHHEKQHQELLLTDIKYILGNNPLLPPYANTYSEHRQESESREWIELDEGIYEIGHNSNQFCYDNELGRHKVYLHPFQISSTLVTNKEYLKFMNAGGYEHFEYWHAEGWDWVNTNLIKAPLYWHQVDGSWQYYSLKGLQKIDPKAPVTHLSYYEAFAFAQWKGSRLPTEFEWEAAQAQFSWGKRWEWTESAYLPYPNYQKAEGALGEYNGKFMVNQKVLRGGSIATPNKHTRPTYRNFFPPSARWQYTGLRLAK; from the coding sequence ATGATACTTACCCAAACGCTCTTGGATTTCTTTATAGAAACCAGAAAACATACCGAAAGCATATGCGCTCCCTTGGAGATAGAAGACTATGTGGTGCAGCCAATGGCGGATGTTTCTCCTCCTAAGTGGCATTTAGGCCACAGCACCTGGTTTTTTGAGGAGTTCATCCTAAAAAAATATAAAAAAGGCTATCGGGTTTTTGATACCGACTTTTCTTTTGTTTTCAATAGTTATTACGAATCTTTGGGCGAAAGGGTTGTTCGCTCCGATCGCGGAAACCTTTCCAGACCCTCTGTTGAGAAAGTCTATGAATACCGCAACCATGTAACCGCAGCCGTTGTGAGCTTGTTTGAAGAGCCCGTAGATCTCGAGTTGGAAGCAGTAATGGAAATTGGGATTCACCATGAAAAGCAACACCAAGAATTATTGCTCACGGATATCAAATATATTTTGGGCAACAATCCGTTACTTCCACCATACGCCAACACATACAGCGAACACCGGCAAGAAAGTGAATCCCGGGAATGGATAGAATTGGACGAGGGTATCTACGAAATTGGACATAATTCTAACCAATTTTGCTATGACAATGAATTGGGGCGCCATAAAGTATACCTCCATCCCTTTCAAATCTCCAGCACATTGGTCACGAATAAGGAATACCTGAAATTTATGAATGCTGGGGGATATGAACATTTTGAATACTGGCATGCCGAGGGATGGGATTGGGTGAATACCAATCTAATCAAAGCACCTCTGTACTGGCACCAAGTAGATGGCTCTTGGCAGTACTATTCATTGAAAGGATTGCAAAAAATAGACCCAAAAGCGCCAGTCACCCACCTCTCCTATTATGAAGCCTTTGCTTTTGCACAATGGAAAGGGTCTCGTCTTCCAACCGAATTTGAGTGGGAAGCGGCACAAGCGCAATTCTCATGGGGCAAGCGTTGGGAATGGACCGAAAGCGCTTATTTACCCTATCCCAATTACCAAAAAGCCGAAGGAGCCTTAGGAGAATACAATGGCAAGTTTATGGTTAACCAAAAAGTTCTCAGGGGAGGTTCCATTGCTACCCCCAACAAACACACAAGACCAACATACCGTAATTTTTTCCCACCCTCGGCTAGGTGGCAGTACACAGGATTAAGGTTGGCAAAATAA
- a CDS encoding thymidylate synthase, whose protein sequence is MKQYHDLLRHVLASGNQKGDRTGTGTISVFGHQMRFDLSEGFPMVTTKKLHLKSIVHELLWFLKGDTNVTYLQENGVRIWNEWADENGNLGPVYGYQWRNWNGEEIDQIKEVITSLKNNPNSRRMLVSAWNPSVLPDTSVSFAENVANGKAALPPCHAFFQFYVADGKLSCQLYQRSADIFLGVPFNIASYALFTLMMAQVCDLQPGEFIHTFGDAHIYNNHLEQVELQLSREPRPLPKMVLNPEVKDIFDFKFEDFTLEDYNPHPHIKGAVAV, encoded by the coding sequence ATGAAACAATACCACGATTTACTCCGACACGTATTAGCATCAGGAAACCAAAAAGGAGACCGCACAGGAACAGGAACCATCAGTGTTTTTGGCCATCAGATGCGATTTGATCTCAGTGAAGGGTTTCCCATGGTCACTACCAAAAAACTACATTTAAAATCCATTGTTCACGAATTGCTTTGGTTTTTAAAAGGGGATACCAATGTTACCTACCTACAAGAAAATGGGGTACGCATTTGGAACGAATGGGCCGATGAGAATGGCAACCTAGGTCCGGTTTATGGGTATCAATGGCGTAATTGGAACGGGGAAGAGATAGATCAGATCAAGGAAGTAATCACCTCCTTGAAAAACAATCCCAACAGCCGCCGAATGCTAGTTTCTGCTTGGAATCCTAGTGTATTACCGGACACCTCAGTTTCCTTTGCCGAGAATGTCGCCAACGGAAAAGCCGCATTGCCTCCATGTCATGCATTTTTTCAATTCTATGTGGCGGACGGCAAGCTTTCCTGTCAATTGTACCAACGCAGTGCAGATATTTTTCTAGGAGTGCCTTTCAATATAGCCTCCTATGCCTTGTTCACATTAATGATGGCCCAGGTTTGCGATCTACAACCAGGGGAATTCATCCATACTTTTGGCGATGCCCATATCTACAACAACCATTTGGAGCAGGTAGAACTGCAATTGAGCAGAGAACCAAGACCATTACCTAAAATGGTCCTCAATCCTGAGGTGAAAGATATTTTCGATTTTAAGTTTGAAGATTTTACTTTGGAAGATTACAATCCACATCCACATATCAAAGGAGCAGTAGCGGTTTAG
- a CDS encoding NupC/NupG family nucleoside CNT transporter: protein MKYSFLITLSICLTIFSSFAQEPALTDTMQQVVTPIAEDNTSSLLVTSTDIAPNEGFTTQGLLRGLLGMIVLILIAVLFSSNRKAINWKTVGIGLSIQLLIAVGVLQVPFIQMIFEKIGQVFVSILQFTNAGSKFLFEGLVVDMDTFGFIFAFQVLPTIIFFSALTSVLFYLGIIQKIVKALAWLLSKSLGISGAESLSVAGNIFLGQTEAPLLIKAYLEKMTKSEMLLVMIGGMATVAGAVLAAYIGFLGGSDELLRLQFAKHLLAASVMAAPGAIVISKILYPQTEKVSTDVVVSTEKIGSNILDAIANGTTEGLKLAVNVGAMLLVFVAFIAMLNGIFGWIGDVTTINSWIAANSSYDQLSLEAILGTVFSPLMWLIGVANEDISLMGQLLGIKLAASEFIGYIQLAELKDVVNGTHLAYNKSVIMATYMLCGFANFASIGIQIGGIGSLAPNQRKTLSEFGLKAVLGGSLASLLSATIAGMILG from the coding sequence ATGAAATATAGCTTTTTGATTACCCTATCAATATGCCTGACCATTTTCTCCTCCTTTGCACAAGAACCAGCACTTACCGACACCATGCAGCAAGTAGTAACTCCAATAGCCGAGGATAACACTTCATCACTATTGGTAACTTCTACCGATATTGCTCCTAACGAAGGGTTTACGACCCAAGGTTTATTAAGGGGGTTATTAGGGATGATCGTCCTTATTCTAATAGCCGTACTTTTTAGTTCAAATAGAAAGGCAATCAATTGGAAAACAGTTGGAATAGGGCTTTCCATTCAGCTTTTGATCGCCGTTGGTGTCTTACAGGTACCCTTTATCCAAATGATATTCGAAAAAATAGGACAAGTTTTCGTAAGTATCTTGCAATTTACCAATGCAGGAAGTAAGTTTTTATTTGAGGGGCTGGTAGTGGATATGGACACTTTTGGGTTTATTTTTGCCTTTCAGGTTTTACCTACTATCATCTTCTTTTCCGCACTTACCTCTGTATTGTTTTACCTTGGAATCATTCAAAAAATCGTGAAAGCATTGGCATGGCTATTGTCAAAATCACTTGGGATCTCTGGTGCCGAAAGCCTATCCGTGGCCGGCAACATATTCTTGGGACAAACAGAAGCCCCCTTGCTTATCAAAGCCTATCTGGAAAAAATGACCAAATCCGAAATGTTGCTGGTCATGATTGGTGGAATGGCCACTGTGGCTGGAGCTGTGTTGGCCGCATATATTGGATTTTTGGGCGGAAGCGATGAACTTTTAAGACTTCAGTTTGCCAAACATTTATTAGCGGCATCCGTAATGGCCGCGCCAGGAGCTATTGTCATTTCCAAGATACTTTATCCCCAGACAGAAAAGGTGTCTACCGACGTAGTTGTTTCTACGGAAAAAATAGGATCCAATATTCTGGACGCCATCGCGAACGGAACCACGGAAGGGCTAAAATTAGCTGTTAACGTGGGGGCAATGCTCCTTGTCTTTGTTGCTTTTATAGCCATGCTGAACGGTATCTTTGGCTGGATCGGAGATGTAACAACCATCAATAGCTGGATTGCCGCTAATTCATCCTACGATCAACTATCGCTGGAAGCTATCTTAGGAACTGTATTCTCCCCATTAATGTGGTTGATTGGGGTTGCGAATGAGGACATTTCACTGATGGGACAGTTATTGGGAATAAAATTGGCCGCCAGTGAATTTATCGGCTATATCCAGCTGGCAGAACTAAAAGATGTGGTCAACGGTACCCATCTGGCCTATAACAAATCCGTAATTATGGCCACTTATATGCTCTGTGGGTTTGCAAATTTCGCCTCTATAGGAATTCAAATTGGAGGGATAGGCTCCCTGGCACCAAACCAAAGGAAGACCTTATCTGAATTTGGCTTAAAAGCAGTTTTAGGGGGATCTTTGGCTTCTTTGCTATCTGCAACCATTGCGGGAATGATCTTGGGATAA
- a CDS encoding bifunctional nuclease family protein: MSLVRLKIKGISYSQTQNGAYALILNEVDGDRKLPIVIGAFEAQSIAIALEKEIKPPRPLTHDLFKNFADRFEIVVKQVIIHKLVDGVFYSSIICERDKIEEIIDARTSDAIALALRFNAPIFTYKTILDKAGIFLKFSSKDKDKEESTDSIMVDEILQEGETVEIDSGASDAYKELSLEELHQELDKAVANEDYEKAAKLRDEISKRQR, translated from the coding sequence ATGAGTTTAGTTAGATTAAAAATAAAAGGAATTTCGTACAGCCAAACACAAAATGGCGCGTATGCCCTTATATTGAATGAAGTTGACGGGGATCGCAAACTACCTATAGTCATTGGTGCCTTTGAGGCACAATCCATAGCCATAGCCTTGGAAAAGGAAATAAAACCTCCAAGACCCCTCACCCACGATCTATTCAAGAATTTTGCGGATAGGTTCGAAATCGTCGTCAAACAAGTGATCATTCACAAATTGGTAGATGGTGTTTTCTATTCCAGTATCATCTGCGAACGAGATAAAATCGAAGAAATTATTGACGCCAGAACCAGTGATGCCATTGCCCTGGCACTGCGTTTTAATGCCCCTATATTTACCTATAAGACCATTTTGGACAAAGCTGGAATTTTCTTAAAATTCTCCTCCAAGGACAAGGACAAAGAAGAGAGCACGGATAGTATCATGGTAGATGAAATATTACAGGAAGGCGAAACCGTAGAAATAGACAGCGGCGCATCTGATGCGTACAAAGAGTTATCGTTAGAGGAACTACATCAAGAACTGGACAAGGCAGTTGCTAATGAGGACTACGAAAAAGCTGCAAAACTAAGGGACGAGATTTCTAAACGTCAGCGCTAA
- a CDS encoding electron transfer flavoprotein subunit alpha/FixB family protein, translating into MSVLVYTESENGKFKKNAFEVASYAYEVAQLLGTTVTAISFNASNNEILGDYGVAKVLNVSNDTLKTFNAKAYAHAITEAAEKEGAKVVIVSSSTDTKYLAPIVSAKLKAGYVPNVVTAPESASPFTVKRTAFSNKGFAHTEISTDIKIVGVSNNAFGIHEHKTTAAVETFSPTITDADFTTKSVEVDKVVGKATIADAEVVVSGGRGLKGPENWGMIEELADVLGAATACSKPVSDLGWRPHGEHVGQTGKPVASNLYIAIGISGAIQHLAGVSSSKVKVVINTDPEAPFFKAADYGIVGDAFEVVPKLIEKLKEFKAQNA; encoded by the coding sequence ATGTCAGTTTTAGTATATACAGAATCAGAAAACGGAAAATTCAAAAAAAATGCTTTTGAAGTTGCCTCCTATGCCTATGAAGTGGCTCAATTATTGGGCACCACGGTCACCGCTATTTCTTTTAACGCCTCCAACAATGAGATTTTGGGAGACTATGGGGTTGCAAAGGTTTTGAACGTTTCCAACGACACCCTAAAAACATTTAATGCCAAGGCTTATGCCCATGCAATTACAGAGGCTGCTGAAAAAGAAGGTGCCAAAGTAGTTATTGTAAGCTCCAGCACGGACACCAAATATTTGGCTCCTATTGTATCTGCCAAATTAAAGGCGGGGTATGTTCCCAATGTGGTTACTGCTCCAGAAAGTGCTAGTCCATTTACCGTGAAAAGAACTGCATTCAGTAACAAGGGTTTCGCCCATACCGAAATAAGCACCGACATCAAGATCGTTGGAGTATCAAACAACGCCTTTGGTATTCATGAGCACAAGACAACCGCTGCTGTAGAAACTTTTAGTCCGACTATTACCGATGCCGATTTTACTACAAAATCAGTCGAAGTGGACAAAGTGGTCGGGAAGGCCACCATAGCGGATGCGGAAGTTGTAGTTTCTGGGGGCCGAGGTTTAAAGGGACCTGAAAACTGGGGAATGATAGAGGAATTAGCCGATGTTCTCGGCGCAGCCACCGCCTGCTCCAAGCCCGTTTCCGATTTAGGATGGAGACCACATGGAGAACATGTGGGACAAACAGGAAAGCCGGTAGCCAGTAATCTTTACATTGCTATTGGTATCTCTGGGGCCATTCAACATCTTGCCGGGGTAAGCTCTTCCAAGGTTAAAGTGGTCATCAACACGGACCCCGAAGCCCCATTTTTTAAAGCTGCTGACTATGGAATTGTTGGAGACGCTTTTGAAGTGGTACCTAAACTCATCGAAAAATTAAAAGAATTTAAGGCCCAAAACGCTTAA
- a CDS encoding electron transfer flavoprotein subunit beta/FixA family protein: MKILVCISNVPDTTSKINFTDNSTKFDTNGVQFVINPNDEFGLTRAMWFKEKQGATVHVATVGGANTEPTIRKALAIGADEAIRVNAEPTDGFFVAQQLAEVVKNGGYDLVIAGRESIDYNGGMVPGIMATILDMNFINTCVNLEIDGDKVTAIREIDGGKETLSTSLPLVIGGQKGLVEESDLRIPNMRGIMMARQKKLNVVEPIDANAKTIDEKFEKPAPKGAVKLVSADNIDELINLLHNEAKVI; encoded by the coding sequence ATGAAAATACTCGTTTGTATAAGTAACGTTCCGGACACTACTTCCAAAATAAATTTCACCGACAATAGCACAAAATTTGACACCAATGGGGTTCAATTTGTTATTAATCCGAATGACGAATTTGGATTGACAAGGGCCATGTGGTTCAAAGAAAAACAAGGTGCCACGGTACATGTTGCCACTGTTGGAGGGGCCAATACGGAACCTACTATCAGAAAGGCCTTGGCCATTGGAGCAGATGAGGCCATCAGGGTAAATGCAGAACCTACAGATGGTTTTTTTGTAGCCCAACAACTGGCAGAAGTTGTAAAAAATGGAGGATATGATCTTGTGATTGCAGGAAGGGAATCCATTGATTACAATGGCGGAATGGTACCTGGAATTATGGCCACTATTTTAGATATGAACTTCATCAATACTTGTGTCAATCTCGAAATCGATGGCGATAAGGTAACGGCAATTAGAGAGATTGATGGTGGAAAAGAAACATTATCCACTTCCCTTCCCTTAGTTATTGGCGGACAAAAAGGATTGGTGGAAGAAAGCGACCTTCGAATCCCAAATATGAGGGGGATCATGATGGCACGTCAGAAAAAATTGAACGTGGTGGAGCCTATTGATGCCAATGCCAAGACGATTGATGAAAAATTCGAAAAACCTGCCCCAAAAGGAGCTGTTAAATTGGTTAGTGCAGACAACATTGATGAATTGATCAATTTATTGCATAACGAAGCCAAAGTCATCTAG
- a CDS encoding pyruvate dehydrogenase complex E1 component subunit beta, translating to MRTIQFREAIAEAMSEEMRRDESIYLMGEEVAEYNGAYKASKGMLDEFGPDRVIDTPISELGFAGIGVGSAMGGNRPIIEFMTFNFALVGIDQIISNAAKIRQMSGGQFNCPIVFRGPTGSAGQLGATHSQAFESWFANCPGLKVVVPSNPYDAKGLLKASIRDDDPVIFMESEQMYGDKGEAPDGEYTIPLGVAEIKREGKDVTIVSFGKIIKEAYKAAEELEKEGISCEIIDLRTVRPMDHDTILKSVKKTNRLVILEEAWPFGNVATEITYQVQSQAFDYLDAPIVKINTADTPAPYSPVLLEEWLPNYKDVIKAVKKVLYK from the coding sequence ATGAGAACAATACAATTTAGAGAAGCCATAGCGGAGGCGATGTCCGAAGAAATGAGACGTGATGAATCCATCTATTTAATGGGCGAAGAAGTTGCGGAATATAACGGAGCATATAAAGCTTCTAAAGGGATGTTGGACGAATTTGGTCCAGACAGGGTAATAGATACCCCCATTTCTGAATTGGGTTTTGCAGGTATTGGAGTTGGTTCAGCCATGGGTGGTAACAGACCCATCATTGAATTTATGACCTTTAACTTTGCATTGGTCGGTATAGATCAGATCATAAGTAACGCGGCAAAAATCAGACAAATGTCGGGCGGACAGTTCAATTGTCCAATCGTATTTAGAGGGCCTACAGGATCCGCTGGTCAGTTGGGAGCTACCCACTCACAAGCTTTTGAGAGTTGGTTCGCAAACTGTCCAGGACTAAAAGTGGTTGTACCATCTAATCCTTATGATGCAAAAGGGCTTTTGAAAGCCTCGATCAGAGATGACGATCCGGTTATTTTTATGGAATCGGAACAGATGTACGGTGATAAAGGAGAAGCTCCGGATGGAGAATATACCATTCCTTTAGGAGTTGCAGAAATTAAAAGAGAAGGTAAGGATGTTACTATTGTTTCTTTTGGTAAAATAATCAAGGAAGCTTACAAAGCTGCAGAGGAATTGGAAAAAGAAGGGATCAGTTGTGAGATTATTGATTTGCGTACTGTACGTCCTATGGATCATGATACCATTTTAAAATCTGTAAAAAAGACGAACAGGCTTGTTATTTTGGAGGAAGCTTGGCCTTTTGGAAATGTGGCTACTGAGATCACGTACCAAGTACAATCCCAGGCATTCGACTATTTGGATGCCCCTATTGTTAAAATAAATACTGCCGATACCCCGGCCCCTTATTCTCCAGTATTATTGGAGGAATGGTTGCCAAATTATAAGGATGTGATCAAGGCGGTAAAAAAAGTGTTATATAAATAA